The following coding sequences lie in one Mesorhizobium sp. NZP2298 genomic window:
- a CDS encoding aldehyde dehydrogenase encodes MSSLLTRDEYQNLADSLPLPTSAVIDGKARAAQSGDTFETINPATGQVIARIASCGQADVDLAVEKARLAFGSGVWSRAHPSERKRVLRRLVKLMKRDAHELAVLETLESGKPIYDVETIDIPEALHCLEWHAEATDKLYGQTSPSGDDVVSMIVRQPLGVVACVLPWNFPILMLAWKIGPALATGNSVIVKPAEQTNMSTLRIAELAHEAGLPPGVLQIVTGPGEVTGKALGMHPDVDMVAFTGSTDVGRKFLEYSARSNLKRIVLECGGKNPCIVLDDAENLDVVAQHVTQAVFWNMGENCSSNSRLIVHEKIKDRLVETIVHKLKEWPLGEPLDPGNRLGAIVSKEQFDRIMGYIKKGRAEGAKNVTGGNAHKQGKGYFIEPTIFDDVTSAMTIAREEIFGPVLSVIKVSNADEAVRVANDTQYGLAASIFTANLGKAHRIARDIRAGTVTINCYGEGDVSTPFGGFKLSGFGGRDKSLHAHDQYTELKTIWADISDPNVSRSIK; translated from the coding sequence ATGTCATCGCTATTAACGCGTGATGAGTACCAGAACCTGGCGGACAGCTTGCCACTGCCGACCAGCGCAGTGATCGACGGTAAGGCGCGGGCAGCACAATCTGGGGACACTTTCGAAACCATCAATCCCGCCACAGGGCAGGTCATCGCCAGGATCGCTTCCTGCGGCCAGGCCGACGTCGATCTCGCTGTCGAGAAAGCACGACTGGCGTTTGGATCGGGCGTCTGGTCGCGTGCGCATCCGAGCGAGCGCAAGCGCGTTCTGCGGCGGCTCGTAAAACTGATGAAGCGAGACGCCCATGAGCTTGCAGTACTTGAGACGCTCGAAAGCGGCAAGCCGATCTATGACGTCGAAACCATAGACATTCCTGAGGCCCTGCATTGCCTGGAATGGCACGCGGAAGCCACCGACAAGCTCTACGGCCAGACGTCGCCTTCTGGCGATGATGTCGTGTCGATGATCGTACGCCAGCCGCTGGGCGTGGTCGCCTGCGTTCTGCCCTGGAATTTTCCGATCCTGATGCTTGCCTGGAAGATCGGGCCGGCGCTCGCGACCGGCAACTCGGTCATCGTCAAGCCGGCCGAGCAGACCAACATGTCGACGTTGCGGATCGCCGAGCTGGCGCATGAGGCCGGGTTGCCGCCAGGCGTCCTGCAGATCGTCACTGGTCCGGGCGAAGTGACCGGGAAGGCGCTTGGTATGCATCCGGACGTCGACATGGTCGCTTTCACCGGTTCGACCGATGTCGGCCGGAAATTCTTGGAATATTCCGCCAGGTCCAATCTCAAGCGCATCGTGCTCGAATGCGGCGGGAAGAACCCTTGCATCGTTCTGGATGATGCCGAGAACCTCGATGTTGTAGCGCAGCATGTCACCCAAGCTGTGTTCTGGAACATGGGCGAGAACTGCTCGTCCAATTCCCGCTTGATCGTCCACGAAAAGATCAAGGACCGCCTGGTTGAGACGATCGTTCACAAGCTGAAAGAATGGCCCTTGGGCGAGCCATTGGACCCCGGTAACCGGCTGGGTGCCATTGTGTCGAAGGAACAGTTCGACCGCATCATGGGTTACATCAAGAAGGGGCGGGCGGAAGGCGCCAAGAACGTGACGGGCGGGAACGCCCACAAGCAGGGCAAAGGCTATTTCATCGAGCCGACCATATTCGACGATGTGACATCCGCCATGACCATCGCCCGGGAAGAAATCTTTGGACCGGTGCTTTCTGTCATCAAGGTGTCCAACGCTGATGAGGCGGTACGGGTCGCAAACGACACGCAGTATGGGCTTGCAGCCTCAATCTTCACTGCCAATCTCGGCAAGGCACATCGCATCGCAAGAGACATTCGCGCCGGCACGGTGACCATCAATTGCTACGGCGAAGGAGACGTCTCGACTCCCTTCGGCGGCTTCAAGCTTTCCGGCTTCGGGGGACGAGACAAGTCATTGCATGCCCACGACCAATATACCGAACTCAAGACGATCTGGGCGGACATCTCCGATCCTAACGTCTCGCGTTCGATAAAATAG
- a CDS encoding NAD(P)/FAD-dependent oxidoreductase: MSDHEAARTPADTSIPGWYGILPPPKAPEVLRGRHKADWLIIGAGFAGLAAARRLSQLVPNERIVVVDAQRVGWGAAGRNSGFMIDLPHELGGTHYGGSQYHDRKRIRLNRAAIEFCASAVDEYGLQKFFVRAGKYHGAATDHGVAVLREFEKHLTGLIEPFERLDALQLKEITGTDFFVGGTFTPGTVMAQPVGFIRGLAEGLSRRVQLFENSPVTSLRTGKLHTAKTAEGEITAPRLILTVNGHLESFGFFKKRLLHVFTYASMTRPFSKSEQAALGGEPHWGLIPADPMGSTIRRIGDRILVRNTFTFNPDMSTSEKQIRRIGAQHDRSFQARFPMLGEIPMEFRWGGHLCLSLNSAPAFGEIEERVFVAGCCNGLGTVQGTLYGMLAADLAVGSNEAMVADALNEPAPVRLYPEPLMSIGAPLKLWAMQKRAGREL; this comes from the coding sequence ATGAGCGACCATGAGGCTGCTCGCACGCCTGCGGACACCTCCATACCGGGCTGGTACGGTATTCTGCCGCCTCCCAAGGCACCTGAGGTGCTGCGCGGCCGTCACAAGGCGGACTGGCTCATTATAGGAGCAGGGTTTGCTGGCTTGGCGGCCGCGCGGCGCCTCTCACAACTGGTGCCGAACGAGCGCATAGTGGTGGTCGACGCTCAGCGCGTCGGCTGGGGTGCTGCCGGTCGCAACTCCGGCTTCATGATCGATCTTCCGCACGAGCTTGGCGGTACGCATTACGGCGGAAGCCAGTACCACGACCGCAAGCGCATCCGCTTGAACCGGGCTGCCATCGAATTCTGTGCCTCGGCGGTGGACGAGTACGGGTTGCAGAAATTTTTCGTTCGGGCCGGCAAGTACCATGGAGCTGCAACCGATCACGGTGTTGCCGTCCTGCGCGAATTCGAAAAACACCTTACGGGGTTAATCGAGCCATTCGAGCGGCTCGACGCGCTGCAGTTGAAGGAAATCACCGGAACCGACTTCTTCGTCGGCGGTACCTTCACGCCGGGCACGGTAATGGCACAGCCGGTCGGCTTCATCCGTGGGCTTGCCGAAGGCCTGTCGAGGCGCGTGCAGCTATTCGAGAATTCACCGGTCACATCTTTGCGGACCGGCAAATTGCATACTGCCAAAACGGCTGAGGGCGAGATCACCGCGCCGCGGTTGATACTGACAGTCAACGGTCATCTCGAAAGCTTTGGTTTCTTCAAGAAGCGCCTGCTGCATGTGTTCACCTATGCCAGCATGACAAGGCCTTTCTCCAAGAGTGAGCAGGCAGCTCTGGGCGGCGAGCCGCATTGGGGCTTGATCCCGGCTGACCCTATGGGATCGACCATCCGAAGGATTGGGGACCGGATCCTCGTCCGCAATACCTTCACCTTTAATCCGGACATGTCCACCAGTGAGAAGCAGATCCGTCGGATCGGCGCTCAGCACGATCGATCGTTCCAGGCGCGCTTCCCGATGCTGGGTGAAATACCGATGGAATTTCGCTGGGGAGGCCATCTCTGCCTTTCTCTGAACTCCGCGCCGGCATTCGGCGAAATTGAAGAGAGGGTCTTCGTAGCCGGATGTTGCAATGGCCTGGGCACAGTGCAAGGTACCCTGTATGGGATGCTGGCTGCCGATCTCGCAGTCGGCAGCAACGAGGCAATGGTTGCAGACGCCCTGAACGAGCCAGCCCCGGTTCGGCTTTATCCAGAACCGCTGATGTCGATCGGAGCGCCGTTGAAGCTCTGGGCGATGCAGAAGCGCGCCGGCAGAGAGCTCTAG
- a CDS encoding SIR2 family protein: protein MTEIAQHLQAVILDDLTPLDAEQWAVLSPLIADKGLEAALLEVGPTPAVETAIVARTGQFIANRERKIVDEVFARTRTLRFTRLLAHLLKPESGAPIITTNYDRLIEIAAEEAGLGVDTMFVGQFAGILNEHESRLSFCREVTLRGKQVQWRYRQRVNVFKPHGSLDWYHRDGRPVRYAGDLTSPRLIITPGLNKFRNGYESPFDRHRERANSAIDRASRFLVIGYGFNDDHLETHLTPRIRSGVPTLLLTRGLSPNAMKLVEACPNVVAIQHAVVGGSQGSSVFVDRAEMQVPDLALWELNSFISEVLEP, encoded by the coding sequence ATGACCGAGATCGCGCAACATCTTCAGGCTGTAATATTAGATGATCTCACCCCCTTGGATGCAGAACAATGGGCAGTTCTTAGCCCACTCATTGCTGACAAGGGATTGGAGGCCGCTCTATTAGAAGTGGGCCCAACTCCGGCAGTGGAAACGGCGATCGTTGCGCGAACCGGGCAGTTTATCGCAAATCGGGAGCGCAAAATCGTCGATGAAGTTTTTGCAAGGACCAGAACGCTGCGGTTCACGCGACTGTTGGCGCATCTTCTCAAGCCGGAGAGCGGCGCACCAATCATAACTACGAATTACGACCGACTGATCGAGATTGCGGCCGAAGAAGCTGGCCTTGGCGTAGATACGATGTTTGTCGGCCAGTTTGCAGGTATCCTCAACGAACATGAAAGCCGTCTGAGCTTTTGTCGCGAAGTGACTCTCCGCGGAAAGCAGGTTCAATGGAGATACCGCCAGCGGGTGAATGTGTTTAAGCCGCATGGTAGTCTGGATTGGTACCATCGAGACGGCCGGCCAGTCCGCTATGCTGGCGATTTGACATCGCCACGTCTGATCATAACTCCTGGATTGAATAAATTTCGGAATGGCTACGAGAGCCCTTTTGATCGGCATCGAGAGAGGGCGAATTCCGCAATCGATCGCGCAAGCCGTTTTCTGGTCATTGGCTACGGGTTCAATGACGATCACCTCGAGACTCACCTCACGCCTCGTATTCGCAGCGGTGTTCCGACGCTGTTACTGACGCGCGGGTTGTCTCCCAACGCGATGAAACTCGTTGAAGCGTGTCCGAACGTAGTAGCGATTCAGCACGCCGTCGTCGGAGGCAGTCAGGGTTCATCGGTGTTTGTGGATAGGGCGGAAATGCAGGTACCGGACCTCGCCCTTTGGGAACTGAACTCCTTCATTTCTGAGGTGCTTGAACCATGA
- a CDS encoding dihydrodipicolinate synthase family protein → MSFKGVIPPVTTPFHADGSIDRAGFCVMVEHLVATGVHGIIVGGTTGEYYAQSRDERVGLLKLARSMVKGKMPLIAGVGAIRTEDCIEYALVAKDLMYDGILIGSPYYAVPTQLELANHALAIDKAANLPVMLYNYPGRTGTMMDFEFLDRVGRSSNFCAIKESSGSMNQLHALARDYPHIDLFCGMDDQALEFFAWGAKGWVCGAGNCLPAEHLALYEACVIEKDFTKGRQIMSALLPLMRLLEQGGKFVQSIKFGCELAGLPAGPVRRPMRALDDQQKRELESTIRTLKAAIASITAKSQKRASDNVIAINA, encoded by the coding sequence ATGTCGTTCAAAGGCGTAATTCCGCCCGTCACAACGCCCTTTCATGCGGACGGATCGATCGACCGTGCCGGCTTCTGCGTCATGGTCGAGCACCTCGTCGCGACTGGCGTCCACGGTATCATTGTCGGTGGCACGACGGGCGAGTACTACGCCCAGTCACGGGATGAGCGTGTCGGCCTGCTAAAGCTTGCCAGGAGCATGGTGAAGGGGAAGATGCCCCTGATCGCCGGCGTCGGCGCTATTCGCACCGAAGACTGCATCGAATATGCGCTGGTTGCAAAGGACCTGATGTACGACGGCATCCTGATCGGTTCCCCGTACTACGCTGTCCCCACGCAACTCGAACTTGCCAATCATGCCCTTGCGATCGACAAAGCCGCCAATCTGCCGGTGATGCTCTACAACTATCCCGGACGCACCGGCACGATGATGGATTTCGAGTTCCTAGACCGCGTCGGTCGCAGCTCCAATTTCTGTGCAATCAAGGAGTCGAGCGGCAGCATGAATCAGCTGCACGCCTTGGCTCGTGACTATCCGCATATCGACCTGTTCTGCGGCATGGATGATCAGGCGCTTGAATTCTTCGCCTGGGGCGCCAAGGGTTGGGTCTGCGGAGCTGGCAACTGCCTGCCGGCTGAGCACCTCGCTCTGTACGAAGCGTGCGTCATCGAGAAGGACTTCACCAAGGGCCGGCAGATCATGTCGGCCCTTCTGCCGCTGATGAGGCTACTAGAGCAAGGCGGCAAGTTTGTCCAAAGCATCAAGTTTGGGTGCGAATTGGCTGGATTGCCGGCTGGGCCCGTGCGCCGGCCTATGCGGGCACTCGACGACCAACAGAAGCGGGAACTCGAGTCGACGATCCGCACCCTTAAAGCAGCCATCGCGTCGATCACTGCAAAATCCCAAAAGAGGGCTTCCGACAATGTCATCGCTATTAACGCGTGA
- a CDS encoding isopenicillin N synthase family dioxygenase: MSKDIVAKLDDKLRAKCESFDKIPVVDIAPLLDSSNEYKVAKEIRWALSNTGFMYVKNHGIPQDFVDSVFDVSRRFFDLPMSQKMELHISKSDVALRGYIEPFGENTDPGKTRDLKECFDIGPERSTLEGPFFGPNQWPSSLAEFRELTYGYHQKMVGLAKKLLQGIALSLDLSENYFESLMRQPISIQRLLHYPPQSGYIGEEIIGIGAHTDYGNLTILAQDDVGGLQVMNRDGDWVEGIPIQGTFVINIGDLIQRLTNDVYLANMHRVVNSSGRERYSIPFFIDADFSAIIEPLPSCVTDSNPLRYNQVTCGEYKFGRFAASYAHLAKA, encoded by the coding sequence ATGTCTAAGGATATCGTGGCCAAACTGGACGACAAGCTTCGCGCGAAATGCGAAAGCTTTGACAAGATTCCGGTGGTTGACATCGCGCCGCTTCTGGATAGCAGCAACGAGTATAAGGTGGCGAAGGAGATACGTTGGGCATTGTCGAACACTGGCTTCATGTATGTGAAGAATCACGGTATTCCGCAGGATTTCGTGGATTCGGTCTTCGACGTGAGCCGTCGGTTCTTTGATCTGCCCATGTCACAGAAGATGGAATTGCATATAAGCAAATCCGATGTTGCCCTCCGCGGCTATATCGAGCCGTTCGGGGAGAACACCGATCCTGGCAAGACGAGAGACCTCAAGGAGTGTTTTGACATCGGTCCTGAACGTTCGACCCTGGAAGGTCCGTTTTTTGGGCCCAACCAGTGGCCCTCAAGTCTGGCCGAGTTTCGGGAACTGACATATGGATACCATCAAAAGATGGTCGGCCTCGCGAAGAAACTCTTGCAGGGCATTGCGCTCAGTCTGGACCTTTCTGAAAACTATTTTGAAAGCCTCATGCGGCAACCGATCAGCATTCAGCGCCTGCTTCACTACCCGCCGCAGAGTGGCTATATTGGCGAAGAGATTATCGGTATTGGCGCCCACACGGATTACGGAAATCTGACCATCTTGGCCCAGGACGACGTGGGTGGTCTTCAGGTCATGAACCGAGATGGCGATTGGGTCGAGGGCATTCCGATCCAAGGCACATTCGTAATCAACATTGGCGATCTAATCCAGCGGCTCACCAATGATGTCTACCTGGCCAACATGCACCGCGTGGTGAATAGCTCGGGACGCGAGCGATACTCAATCCCCTTCTTTATCGACGCCGATTTCAGTGCGATCATTGAACCATTGCCCTCATGTGTCACGGATAGCAACCCGCTTCGCTACAATCAGGTGACGTGCGGCGAGTACAAATTCGGGCGTTTCGCAGCAAGTTACGCTCACTTGGCCAAAGCGTGA
- a CDS encoding IS3 family transposase, whose translation MSGATEERRTWRSGVFEVIQKMTARMRQGSPGIEQMCRLAGVSRAGYYRHWRHSAPRQEETGLRDVIQRMALANPHYGYRRIGALLRRRLGANRKRVLRVMREDNLFSRPFVPRTTDSRHSWRVVSNLARGMELTGINQLWVADITYLHLAEQFAYLAVVLDAFSRKVIGWALELHLRASLAVDALKMAISARAPVPGNLIHHSDRGVQYACSSYSDILHAHGIQPSMSWVGNPYDNARAESFMKTLKQEEVAGWAYRDASDARRRIASFIEDVYNRQRLHSALDYLTPEKYEQTLSKSPENAVLELKA comes from the coding sequence ATGTCAGGGGCAACAGAAGAAAGACGCACCTGGCGGAGCGGCGTCTTCGAAGTCATTCAAAAAATGACGGCCCGCATGCGGCAAGGCTCTCCAGGAATTGAACAGATGTGCCGTCTGGCTGGTGTCAGCCGGGCTGGATACTACCGGCACTGGCGGCACTCAGCGCCGCGCCAGGAAGAAACCGGCCTGCGCGATGTCATTCAACGGATGGCCTTGGCCAATCCGCATTATGGCTATCGCCGGATCGGTGCTCTTCTCAGGCGGAGGTTGGGCGCAAACCGTAAACGTGTGTTGCGGGTGATGAGGGAGGATAATCTCTTCAGTCGGCCATTTGTGCCGCGCACCACGGATTCTCGGCATAGCTGGCGGGTGGTGTCTAACCTTGCTCGAGGCATGGAGTTGACAGGGATCAATCAGCTTTGGGTCGCCGACATCACCTATCTGCACCTTGCCGAGCAGTTCGCTTATTTGGCGGTTGTGCTTGATGCATTCAGCCGCAAGGTCATCGGATGGGCCCTGGAACTCCACCTGCGGGCCAGCCTTGCGGTTGATGCGCTGAAGATGGCGATCTCCGCACGTGCTCCAGTTCCTGGCAATTTAATTCATCACTCGGACAGGGGAGTTCAATACGCTTGCAGCAGCTATTCCGATATCCTCCATGCGCATGGAATCCAGCCGAGTATGAGCTGGGTGGGCAATCCGTATGACAATGCACGTGCGGAAAGCTTCATGAAAACCTTGAAGCAGGAAGAAGTCGCAGGCTGGGCCTATCGCGATGCCTCGGACGCCCGGCGGCGTATCGCGAGCTTCATTGAAGACGTTTACAATCGGCAACGGTTGCACTCAGCCCTCGACTACCTCACCCCGGAGAAATACGAACAGACCTTATCGAAATCGCCGGAAAATGCCGTACTTGAACTCAAAGCCTGA
- a CDS encoding class I SAM-dependent DNA methyltransferase: MNTLDQQMALEQAARMRIKDSHALDGDVGRLAHFYRGWASSYELDVGRDGYCGPMIVAELAGAIQTAYLARQRTAIAILDAGCGTGLVGVELERLGFRLIDGIDLSEEMAENARRTRVYRHVRGNVDLNGPLSDYSSASYDITVCCGVFTLGHVRPEGLRELARVTRPNGFIIASTRKSYVEATSFEDEVRRLQDAGVLVPAQRLNDGRYVAEEDAHYWVFQVLEKASAPTEERP, from the coding sequence ATGAACACCCTCGATCAGCAGATGGCACTGGAGCAAGCCGCACGAATGCGCATTAAGGATTCCCACGCCCTCGACGGCGACGTCGGTCGCTTGGCCCACTTCTATCGCGGATGGGCCAGCTCCTACGAATTGGATGTCGGCCGGGACGGGTACTGCGGGCCGATGATCGTGGCGGAACTGGCGGGCGCCATACAGACAGCCTATTTGGCCAGGCAGCGAACTGCCATCGCAATCCTGGACGCCGGTTGCGGAACTGGCCTCGTCGGCGTGGAACTGGAACGCCTCGGCTTCCGGTTGATCGACGGAATCGACCTCTCCGAGGAGATGGCCGAAAACGCCCGGCGAACCCGCGTCTACCGCCATGTCCGAGGCAATGTCGACCTTAACGGGCCGCTCTCCGACTACTCCAGCGCGAGCTACGACATCACGGTCTGCTGCGGCGTCTTCACGCTCGGGCATGTTCGACCGGAAGGGTTGCGCGAACTGGCTCGCGTCACGCGTCCAAACGGATTCATCATAGCAAGCACCCGCAAGAGCTACGTTGAGGCCACATCTTTTGAAGACGAGGTGCGGCGCCTGCAGGATGCGGGCGTCCTCGTGCCGGCGCAGCGTTTAAACGACGGCAGATACGTCGCGGAGGAGGACGCGCACTACTGGGTTTTCCAGGTGCTCGAGAAGGCCAGCGCACCAACGGAGGAGCGACCATGA
- a CDS encoding SDR family NAD(P)-dependent oxidoreductase: MKHSKKVVIVTGATSGIGEAVVQAFAATEASIVLVGRDRERGQRALESVQKLNCPAELMLGDVTDSTFADQAINSAVERFGKVSVLVNSAGIIRRGSALETTDDDWRQTFDANVNGVFYFSRAAVKAMRRTGGGSIVNIASNVGLVGSSGLVAYCASKGAVVLLTRAMALDHAKEQISINAVCPGAVDTPMLVSAHSKLVSADEVLQRNVDSIPQGRVASPEEIASLTLFLASEEARHITGVAIPIDGGFTAG, encoded by the coding sequence ATGAAGCATTCCAAGAAGGTGGTTATTGTTACTGGCGCAACGTCGGGGATAGGGGAGGCCGTCGTACAGGCCTTCGCCGCGACAGAGGCGTCAATCGTATTGGTCGGCCGCGATCGAGAGCGGGGCCAACGAGCCTTAGAGTCGGTTCAGAAACTCAATTGTCCGGCCGAATTGATGCTGGGTGATGTGACTGACTCAACCTTCGCGGACCAGGCGATTAATTCCGCCGTAGAGCGGTTCGGAAAGGTCAGCGTCTTGGTCAACAGTGCAGGTATCATACGGCGTGGAAGCGCCCTTGAGACAACTGATGATGATTGGCGTCAGACATTCGACGCTAATGTCAACGGTGTGTTCTACTTTAGCCGCGCCGCGGTGAAGGCTATGAGGAGGACCGGCGGCGGCAGCATCGTCAACATTGCCTCCAATGTAGGGCTGGTTGGTAGTTCCGGCCTGGTTGCCTATTGCGCGTCGAAGGGCGCCGTCGTTTTGCTGACGCGAGCCATGGCCCTTGACCACGCCAAAGAGCAAATTAGCATCAATGCCGTCTGCCCCGGCGCCGTGGATACGCCCATGCTTGTGTCGGCCCACAGCAAGCTGGTTAGCGCCGACGAGGTTCTTCAAAGGAATGTTGATTCAATACCCCAGGGCCGCGTGGCTTCGCCGGAAGAAATCGCAAGTCTGACGCTGTTCCTCGCGAGCGAGGAAGCCAGGCATATCACGGGCGTTGCTATTCCTATAGATGGCGGCTTCACGGCAGGATAG
- a CDS encoding SDR family NAD(P)-dependent oxidoreductase gives MGNRLSGKVAIVTGGNRGIGHAIAERLADEDAMVVVGDLRDDRSADSGSVERVTRMSLDVTKEASIRAFVDDVLQKFGRIDVLVNNAGMVIHKSIDEQTAEDWDRLMAVNLRGPFLMAKYVVPEIRRIGSGTIVNIGSVEGCMVNPWHTAYAATKAGVHGLTLGLAVDLGPDGIRCNTVCPGWIETDLNRAYVELHPDRSLVKRELAQLHPVGRIGSPKEIANAVLWLASDESSFVSGEMIAVDGARTKKISLPSILDEEYRAKLTKAQCLGRKPAS, from the coding sequence TTGGGTAATCGGCTTTCAGGCAAAGTTGCCATCGTCACCGGTGGCAATCGAGGCATAGGGCATGCAATTGCTGAGAGGCTCGCTGATGAAGACGCCATGGTTGTCGTCGGCGATTTGCGTGATGATCGCTCCGCCGATTCCGGCAGCGTCGAGAGGGTCACGCGTATGTCTCTCGACGTCACAAAGGAGGCCTCAATTCGCGCATTCGTTGACGACGTCCTCCAGAAGTTTGGCAGGATCGATGTCCTGGTCAACAATGCCGGTATGGTCATTCATAAGTCCATCGACGAACAGACTGCCGAGGATTGGGACAGGCTTATGGCGGTCAATCTTCGTGGTCCGTTTCTAATGGCCAAGTATGTGGTCCCGGAAATTAGACGTATCGGGTCGGGCACGATCGTTAACATCGGGTCGGTCGAGGGCTGTATGGTCAACCCCTGGCATACTGCCTACGCGGCCACGAAGGCTGGAGTGCATGGTCTTACGTTGGGACTGGCAGTTGACCTCGGGCCGGATGGTATACGTTGCAATACCGTTTGCCCCGGTTGGATCGAGACTGACCTGAATCGCGCCTATGTTGAGCTCCACCCGGACCGAAGCTTGGTCAAGCGGGAATTGGCGCAACTACACCCGGTGGGAAGGATCGGATCTCCAAAAGAGATAGCAAATGCGGTCCTTTGGTTGGCTAGCGACGAATCCAGCTTCGTTAGCGGTGAAATGATCGCTGTTGATGGCGCCCGAACCAAGAAGATATCCCTGCCGTCCATCTTGGACGAGGAGTATCGGGCCAAGCTTACGAAGGCACAGTGCCTCGGTCGGAAACCTGCATCCTGA
- a CDS encoding ATP-binding protein translates to MTEAALQFSDGDRIGRVASVDTSRVAVNVTNSVLLTRIGIGQLIAIRGATEREYLIAMTERVTRSMREELPTQGDDDETGALLGAVPTDILQGILIGTFRTVEGAKINTFKRGADSFPQIDRECYVIESLNLQRFMGILGAGFSEDERLKLGVFVADRSADAIASGDRFFQRHAAILGSTGSGKSWAVALILERAAKLKYPNIIVFDMHGEYAPLANKAAGGFAKRFRIAGPGDLETPKDDVLFLPYWLLNRDEMLSMILDRSDQNAPNQASRFTLHVRHLKGRTLDKEGKASVKKTFTVDSPIPYDVRELFGLLDADNSTKGMGKTGPIKGEWEDKLTRFLSRLQAKLDDRRYGFMFAPSDAASSYGWLAQEALKLLSAGDGFGIKIIDFSEVPADVLPVVTGTLARLLYDVQFWMGGEARTPVTLLCDEAHLYLPVRDDADAVQRQALGSFERIAKEGRKYGFSLLVVSQRPSDVSRTILSQCNNFLALRLTNETDQGVIKRLMPDSLAGLTSILPLLDVGEALLLGDAVLLPTRIRLDVPKIRPDSATRDFWTEWGSVRPDDAAITAAVECLRSQSRSE, encoded by the coding sequence ATGACCGAAGCCGCATTGCAGTTTTCCGATGGCGACCGAATCGGGCGGGTCGCCTCCGTCGACACGAGCCGTGTTGCCGTCAATGTCACCAATTCGGTCCTGCTCACCCGCATTGGCATAGGCCAACTCATTGCCATCCGGGGGGCGACAGAGAGAGAGTACCTGATTGCTATGACCGAGAGGGTTACGCGTAGCATGCGGGAGGAGCTGCCTACGCAGGGCGATGACGACGAGACTGGCGCGCTTCTCGGCGCAGTGCCGACCGACATTCTGCAAGGCATCCTTATAGGCACCTTCCGAACTGTTGAGGGCGCGAAGATAAATACATTCAAACGGGGTGCCGACAGCTTCCCGCAGATTGATCGTGAATGCTACGTGATCGAAAGCCTAAACCTACAAAGGTTTATGGGCATCTTGGGTGCGGGGTTCTCCGAAGACGAACGGTTAAAGCTAGGTGTCTTCGTTGCTGATCGGTCGGCCGATGCCATCGCCAGCGGCGATAGGTTCTTCCAGCGCCATGCCGCAATCCTCGGCAGTACAGGCTCAGGAAAGAGTTGGGCCGTCGCACTGATCCTTGAACGCGCAGCCAAGCTCAAATACCCTAATATCATCGTATTCGACATGCATGGGGAATACGCACCTTTAGCGAACAAAGCCGCTGGCGGATTCGCCAAGCGTTTCCGCATCGCTGGTCCAGGCGATCTTGAGACACCGAAGGATGATGTACTTTTTCTCCCGTACTGGTTGCTAAACCGCGACGAAATGCTGTCGATGATCCTCGACCGCAGCGATCAGAATGCGCCAAATCAGGCTTCACGGTTCACGTTGCACGTTCGCCATCTGAAAGGGCGAACGTTGGATAAAGAGGGCAAAGCCAGCGTGAAGAAAACTTTCACTGTGGATTCGCCAATCCCCTACGACGTAAGAGAATTGTTCGGACTATTAGATGCTGATAACAGCACTAAGGGGATGGGGAAGACTGGGCCTATTAAGGGTGAATGGGAGGACAAGCTGACCCGCTTCCTTTCACGTCTGCAAGCCAAATTGGATGATCGACGCTACGGATTCATGTTCGCGCCCTCAGATGCCGCTTCTAGTTACGGATGGCTTGCACAGGAGGCGCTGAAGCTTCTCAGTGCCGGAGATGGATTTGGAATCAAGATCATCGACTTTTCGGAGGTACCCGCGGATGTGCTGCCCGTCGTAACTGGCACGCTCGCTCGGCTCCTGTATGATGTCCAGTTCTGGATGGGTGGAGAAGCGCGCACGCCAGTCACCCTGCTTTGCGACGAAGCGCACCTGTATCTTCCTGTTCGCGACGATGCCGATGCCGTGCAACGGCAGGCACTGGGGTCTTTCGAGCGCATTGCAAAGGAGGGACGAAAGTATGGCTTCTCTCTACTGGTGGTGAGCCAACGACCCTCCGACGTGAGTCGAACAATCCTAAGTCAGTGCAACAATTTTCTTGCGTTACGGCTTACTAATGAGACCGACCAAGGTGTGATCAAGCGCCTCATGCCGGATTCGTTAGCTGGGCTCACGAGCATCCTTCCCTTGCTTGATGTAGGAGAGGCGCTTTTACTCGGGGATGCCGTGCTGTTGCCCACCCGAATTCGGCTTGATGTTCCAAAGATCAGGCCGGACAGCGCGACGCGCGATTTCTGGACCGAATGGGGCTCGGTTAGGCCGGATGACGCTGCGATAACAGCAGCGGTGGAATGCCTGCGTAGCCAATCACGCAGCGAATGA